From Sphingomonas bisphenolicum, one genomic window encodes:
- a CDS encoding dienelactone hydrolase family protein codes for MNDTGGGEPYAYFHGTKALLGELFRPRLQPNGRVVLVIHEADGIGGNVRRHCHKLADLGYTALAADMHGNGEPLEGEAMRRALDEFRKHPDLVRGRVRAGFDALLSVTGVNPAASAAIGFCFGGFAALELARSGAEIAAVASFHGLLTTARPAQTGGVNARIAVFTGARDPLVPHEDVAAFQREMMQAQAQWQLTTYGDARHSFTNEDVDRLGDARMAYDAAAHRLSWRALIDFLDLSLASQSII; via the coding sequence ATGAACGATACGGGCGGAGGCGAGCCCTATGCCTATTTCCATGGCACCAAGGCTCTGCTTGGCGAGCTATTTCGGCCAAGGCTCCAGCCCAATGGCCGCGTTGTGCTGGTCATCCACGAAGCGGACGGAATCGGTGGTAATGTCCGGCGCCATTGCCACAAGCTGGCCGATCTTGGTTATACCGCTCTTGCAGCCGACATGCACGGAAATGGCGAGCCGTTAGAAGGCGAGGCGATGCGCCGTGCGCTGGATGAATTTCGCAAGCATCCTGATCTTGTGCGCGGACGAGTGAGGGCCGGTTTTGACGCGCTTCTGTCCGTGACCGGCGTCAATCCTGCCGCTAGCGCTGCGATCGGCTTCTGCTTCGGCGGATTTGCCGCTTTGGAATTGGCGCGTTCCGGCGCCGAGATAGCAGCGGTCGCCAGCTTTCACGGCCTGCTGACAACGGCTCGACCGGCGCAGACTGGCGGGGTGAACGCGCGCATAGCGGTGTTTACCGGCGCGCGAGATCCGCTCGTACCTCACGAAGATGTTGCGGCGTTCCAGAGGGAGATGATGCAGGCACAGGCCCAATGGCAGCTCACGACCTATGGCGACGCCCGGCATAGCTTTACCAACGAGGATGTCGATCGCCTGGGCGACGCGCGCATGGCCTATGACGCTGCCGCACACAGGCTGTCCTGGCGCGCACTGATCGATTTTCTCGACCTCAGCCTTGCCTCGCAGAGTATCATATAG
- a CDS encoding ATP-binding protein produces MKKRIAILGLSGVGKSTLIGKIRETVPLLHLQASALIKAEQAHRERSPDSSEALRTGAVIDNQLLMIAAYRREAAATDLPIVFDGHSIIDGRDGLIEIPASVFAELELDAIFYMAADPHVIAERRRADVGRERPHRDVATLEQHQHLAEAKARCIAQDLGRPFIFIADGEVSSVLDFVS; encoded by the coding sequence ATGAAAAAACGGATAGCGATCCTTGGCCTGTCTGGCGTCGGCAAGTCCACGCTCATTGGAAAAATTCGTGAGACCGTGCCATTGCTACATCTGCAGGCCAGCGCGTTGATCAAAGCGGAGCAAGCGCATCGAGAAAGGAGCCCGGATAGTTCGGAAGCCCTGCGGACCGGGGCCGTGATCGACAATCAGTTGCTCATGATCGCGGCCTACAGACGGGAAGCTGCGGCTACCGATCTGCCCATCGTCTTCGACGGGCACAGTATAATTGACGGCCGAGATGGCCTTATCGAGATCCCGGCTTCCGTTTTCGCTGAACTCGAACTGGATGCAATTTTCTACATGGCGGCTGATCCCCATGTGATTGCCGAACGACGTCGCGCAGATGTCGGTCGCGAACGGCCACATCGTGACGTTGCGACCTTGGAACAGCATCAGCATCTGGCCGAAGCCAAGGCCCGATGCATCGCCCAGGACCTAGGACGCCCCTTCATTTTCATCGCAGATGGCGAAGTCAGCTCCGTGCTAGATTTCGTCAGCTGA
- a CDS encoding dimethylarginine dimethylaminohydrolase family protein, giving the protein MRVDFGAFGAGTAGNVPPAYLESYVVSETDRLTDVILCPPLHLTPVPCCAVTREALAAGFTTDAAEALRQHNMLVEALERHRVRCHSLAPLRDLPDMCFTRDIGVATPWGMTALNPAMPHRRGEVDALLETCAEWKMPVRQITRGTIEGGDVCVAREGLLIVGMSGERSCAAGVEEFAAPFRAAGWDVLLCPVHADHLHLDTIFCMVEKDEAIGCLELLDPTFVEALYERDIKIIPMPTALSFSLGCNILSLGGRRVLTSATDTVVTTALRKAGYAVDEIDISQFAACGGGIHCLTQPLRRIPA; this is encoded by the coding sequence ATGAGAGTCGATTTTGGTGCATTTGGTGCTGGCACTGCGGGCAACGTTCCGCCGGCATATCTTGAAAGTTATGTTGTAAGCGAGACCGACCGGCTGACGGACGTCATCCTTTGCCCACCGCTTCACCTGACGCCCGTGCCCTGCTGCGCGGTTACCCGTGAGGCTCTGGCTGCGGGCTTTACGACCGATGCCGCTGAGGCTCTCCGTCAGCATAACATGCTGGTAGAGGCGCTAGAGCGGCATCGCGTGCGCTGTCATAGCCTCGCCCCACTGCGCGATCTGCCGGACATGTGCTTCACCCGCGACATCGGTGTCGCGACGCCATGGGGCATGACCGCCCTCAATCCAGCCATGCCGCACCGCCGAGGCGAAGTCGATGCGTTGCTGGAAACCTGTGCTGAGTGGAAGATGCCTGTGCGGCAGATCACGCGTGGCACGATCGAAGGCGGTGACGTCTGCGTTGCGCGAGAGGGTCTCCTCATAGTGGGTATGTCGGGCGAACGCAGCTGCGCGGCGGGGGTGGAAGAGTTCGCGGCGCCGTTCCGGGCTGCGGGTTGGGATGTGCTGCTATGCCCCGTTCATGCCGACCATCTGCACCTCGACACTATTTTCTGCATGGTAGAAAAGGACGAGGCGATCGGCTGCCTAGAGCTGTTGGACCCGACGTTCGTCGAGGCTCTATATGAGCGCGATATCAAAATCATCCCGATGCCCACGGCGCTCTCGTTCTCGCTGGGCTGTAACATCCTTTCGCTGGGCGGGCGCCGAGTCCTCACAAGCGCCACCGACACGGTTGTCACGACCGCGCTGCGCAAGGCGGGCTACGCCGTGGACGAGATCGACATTTCTCAATTCGCTGCGTGCGGGGGAGGCATCCACTGCCTCACTCAGCCGCTACGGCGCATCCCTGCCTGA